The sequence TCCAGGTGTCCCATGGCCCCGGGACGCTAGCCGGGGCAGGGGCGCACGAAGGGGGCGCATTTCGAAAGGTGTTGGAATATGACACAGAAAGGCGATGGAACGATCGCGTCCCGCTCGAACATGCGCGCAGCAGGGTCCCCCGTGCCAGTGAGGGATCATGCGGAGCATGAGCGACGACCACACACACGTACAGGAGTTCTTCACCGCGCGCGCGGCCGACTGGGACAGCAGGTTCCCCGACGACGGCCCGGCTTACGCGGCCGCCGTTGCCGACCTGGGGCTCCGTCAGGGCGACCGCGTGCTCGACGCGGGCTGCGGCACGGGCCGCGCCCTGCCGCCGTTGCGTGCCGCCGTAGGGTTCTCCGGGACGGTGACCGGGGTGGATCTGACCCCGGCCATGCTCCAGGCCGCCGTACGGGCGGGCAGGGACCGTGACGGACGGCTGCTGCTCGCGGATGTCGCCGCGCTGCCGCTGAGGTCCGGATCCCTGGACGCCGTGTTCGCGGCGGGCCTGATCGCGCATCTGCCGCGCCCCTCCGAGAACCTGTGCGAGCTGGCCCGCGTGGTGCGGCCAGGTGGCACGCTCGCGCTGTTCCACCCCATCGGCCGGGCCGCCCTGGCGGCTCGTCAGGGACGGCAGATCACCCCCGACGACCTCCGGGCCGAGGCCCGGCTCGGCCCGCTCCTCGCCCGCTCGGCGTGGCGCATGACGTCGTACGTCGACGAGCACGACCGGTTCCTCGCGCTGGCCGTTCGCGAGGCCTGACGACCGGGATGGGTCAGCCCCGTCCCACGACGGCTGCCGCGAAGGCGTCGGGGTTGTCGAACATGACGTTGTGCCCGGCGCCCGGCACCGTCACCACACGGACTCCGGCGGCTTCCAGGTCCTCCCTGCCCTGGAGTTCCCCGCTGTGCTCGCCCTGAAGGTAGACGCGGTCGATCGTGAGGCCTTCCAGCATCGTGCGCATCACGGGGTCCGAGCCGCGACGGAGGCCGACGGCACTGCGGTGCAGAGCGCGCGGATCGGCCAGCCTCATGGTGGCCGCCCACAGCGGGCCGACCGCGTCCAGCACGCGCGCGTAGCGCTCTTCGACGAACTCGTCCTCTTCGTAGGCGGCGATTCCGCTGCTGGCGGCCGTCGACGGTGGGAAGGCGTCGAGGTTGGCCTCCGTGAGGACCAGCCGGGAGACGAGATCGGGCCGCCGGTGGGCGAGCACGACGGCGACGGCGCCGCCCATGCTGTGCGCGACCAGCTCGGCACCGGCGACGGCGGCCTGGTCCAGTGCGACCGCGACAGCGTGGGCGTGCTCGTCCAGCGTGTAGCCGAAGTGCTCGGGCCGGTCGCTGGTGCCGTGCCCGGGCAGGTCCACGAACAGGCTGCGCCGGCCCGCGAGTTCGGGGCGGGCCGCGATGTGCGCGCCGGCCCCTGCGCGCCGAGGAGCTGGACGACCCGTTCCGGCGCGGCATCCTCACCATCGCGCGCGCCACGAGCCGGGCCGAACTCGCCTGGCTGCGCGACACGCTCAGGTCACTCGAGGACGTCGTCCGCTGAGGCGTCCGGGTGCCGGACCGGACAGCCGCCCGCCCCTGGGACCTGGCATGTACCCGGCCCGGCCCGCCGGTGGCCGTTCGGGTAGCCCCTGACCTCCCAGTTCTGCCGTGCGAAGTGCGGCGAGCGGCGCGGCGGCGGCAGTCGGACCAGCCGGCCGAGCACCCGCACGGCGCGGCGCACGAGCGCGCGGGCGGCCGGACCCGGCGGCTCGTAGCGGAAGGCGCGCAGCAGCGGCGTCGAGCAGGGCGCGTGTCGCCGCGCGCAGCAGAGGTGCCATCGGGCGCGGGTACCAGGACGCCATCAGGTCGAGCCTGGCGTCGGAGACCCGCCGAGCCTGCTCGTCCCACGCCAAGTGGGCCTCCTCGTAGGCGTCGACGAGGGTTTCGAACTCCTCGTAGACCCCGGGGATGACGGGATACCCATGCGCCGGCCGAGCATGCGGTAGTACTCGGTGGCGGCGACGATCTCGTGCCGGGACAGACGACGCCGACCGTAGGTGTCGATCCAGCGCCTCGGCATCACGACGAACAAGGACAGCACGTAGCGCATGTCGTCGTCGCTGATGTCATAGTTTCGGTGCATCTGGTTGATGCGGCGGATCGCGGTCCTGCCCTCCGGGGTGCCGGAGCCGTGCTCCACGACGGCGTCGAGGAGCAGCACGGTGTCGTCTTAGCGCTTCTGTGTACGTTCGGTCAGCTCCGCCGTCCGCGCGAGCAGCCGTCCGATGCCGGGGACGGCGTAGGTGCGGTACAGCGCCAGCTCAAGGGCCCGTGCGTAATCCCACGGAAATTCGAACGCCACACCGAGCCGGTAGACGTACAGGCCATCCGCCACCGGGTCCATCCGGCGGATCTGCTCGAGCCGAGCGAAGCGCTTCACGGCGCCGCCAGCCTTCTGCCACAGAAGCTCCAACTCTACGGAGAACAGCGCGCGTTGAGCGATGGGGGACGGCCCTTTCAGGGGCAACATGGTGCACGTGTTCGACTTGACGCGCATATGCACCACCCGTTCCCGCACCTCCCCGCACGCGAAGGCATCCGGGGCGGGCACGCACACAACATGTTCGAAGCCGCAGCCGCCTGGGAGGCGGCCGGCACGGATGACGATCAGGGGCGGGGTCGGGAAGGCGGCGACCCGGGTGCCGCCGCAGGCTCGGTCACTCGGGGTGTGCGAGACGGCGCACCGGGCCGTCCTCGCTCTCGCCCGGGAACACGACGAGTCGCTTCGGGCGGCGGTTCGCGATCTCCACAGGCTCTCCACGGGTTGCCCACGGCCCGAGGGGGGACACCGCACCGAGTGGTGGTCATTTCGCCCCCGTCCAGGTGGAAACCTGCAGCTCCGCGTGGTGTGAGGAGTCGTGACAAGCGCCTTCCGCTCGCACTAGGGTGCGCGCCGTTGGACGAACCACTGGGGAGGCACGGATGGCCGGGACGGACGATGAGGCCGTCGCAGCCGCGGACGAGGCGCTGTATGTGCTCACGGCGGTACTGCTGACGCCGGCGCAGTTTCCGAGCGTGCTGGGCGACGACTATCCGGAGGCATGCGCAGCGCTGGATCTGGCACCGCGCGCCGACGGGTACGGCCTGGTGCTCGGGCAGGACGGTGACGGCGCCCGCTGGACGGTCGTCATCGACGACGTCTCGCTGGTCGCCGTGGCGATCGCCTCCTGGGACTGCGGGATGGAGTACGAGCTGTCCCCGGACGAGCGCACGGTTGTGGCCGCCTTGCCGGGCTGGCCGCTGGCGGTCGCCGTCGCCGCACCCGGTGTACCCGCGCCGCACGACCCCGGCCCGGAGATCGCGGACGGACCCGCGCTGACCCCGCCGGACACCAGCTCCTGGGGACCCGCCCAGCGGCGCCTGGGCGCCGACGAGATAGCGCTGCAGTGGGCGGTGTGGAGGGAGCAGATCGGCGACGACTACTTCCCCTCACCCGAGGAGGGGCCGGCCGGCACGGAGGCCGGTGCGGAGGCCGGTGCGGAGGACTCGGCGGCCGACGAGGAGAGCGCGCCGAAGGGCGGCCACCGGGGCGTTCGCCGGGTGCTGGCGGAGATGCACGCCTACGTCGACTCGCCGCCGCCGCTGGGCCGGGTGCGCTCGTCGTTCGCCCCGGGCGACGCCCGTACGCTGCGCGCCGACGGACCCGGATGGTCGATGGTGGCCCGCACCGACGACATCGCGTTCGTCCTGCTGGACGAGGAGCCCGGCGAGGTGCTGCCCGTG is a genomic window of Streptomyces griseochromogenes containing:
- a CDS encoding class I SAM-dependent methyltransferase; translation: MSDDHTHVQEFFTARAADWDSRFPDDGPAYAAAVADLGLRQGDRVLDAGCGTGRALPPLRAAVGFSGTVTGVDLTPAMLQAAVRAGRDRDGRLLLADVAALPLRSGSLDAVFAAGLIAHLPRPSENLCELARVVRPGGTLALFHPIGRAALAARQGRQITPDDLRAEARLGPLLARSAWRMTSYVDEHDRFLALAVREA
- a CDS encoding alpha/beta fold hydrolase, which gives rise to MAARPELAGRRSLFVDLPGHGTSDRPEHFGYTLDEHAHAVAVALDQAAVAGAELVAHSMGGAVAVVLAHRRPDLVSRLVLTEANLDAFPPSTAASSGIAAYEEDEFVEERYARVLDAVGPLWAATMRLADPRALHRSAVGLRRGSDPVMRTMLEGLTIDRVYLQGEHSGELQGREDLEAAGVRVVTVPGAGHNVMFDNPDAFAAAVVGRG